In Mesoaciditoga lauensis cd-1655R = DSM 25116, the DNA window GGAGTATTATACATACATATGTACATTTTGTCAATAGGTATTTTTAATTTATATGATAGTGAGTGATGAATGGTAAGATGATATAATCTAATGAGAAATTGCCGTTAAAAATACGGAAGGAGTGTTCGTGTTGATATCCAAAATGAGTGTAGAAGATCTATTAAATTCTATTAAAAGCGGAAAACTAAAGGGCTCGGAAATCATAGAATATTTCAAATCACGTTCCAACAAGTTAGACGAAAAGCTCAACGCTTACATCTCGAAATGCGAAATTAAAACGAATGATGGCCCATTAAGCGGAATGCCGTTTGCGGTTAAAGACAACATGCAAGTAGAGGGGACGAAAACCACTTGTGCTTCCAAAATCCTCGAAAATTACAATTCAACTTACACCGCCACGGCTGTCGAAAAACTTCTGGAAAAAGGCGCAGTTGTGCTTGGAAAAACGAATTTGGACGAATTCGCAATGGGTTCTTCAACAGAGTATTCGGCTTTCTTTTCAACTAAAAATCCATGGGATCTAGAAAGGGTACCGGGCGGATCAAGTGGTGGTTCGGCTGCTGCAGTTGCGGCTGGAATGGTACCTTTTGCACTTGGCTCCGATACGGGAGGATCCATAAGGCAACCTGCTTCTTTTTGCGGAATAGTTGGATATAAACCGAGTTATGGTCTGGTTTCAAGATATGGATTATCGGCTTTCGCCTCTTCCATGGATCAGATAGGACCCTTGGCAAGAAGCGTTAGGGATGCCGCCTTTATTGCCAGTTTTATAGTTGGCAAAGATCCGAAAGATGCAACGACGGTTGAAAAAAAGATGGACTTCTTGGGGAAAATTGAAGATCCAATTGAAGGTATGAAAGCCGCTGTTCCGAAGGAATTCGTTGAAGGTTTGAATTCAAATACCAAAAGCGTTTTTGAAGAGGCTATTAAGAATCTTGAAAAGCTTGGGGTTAAAGTTGAAGAGGTATCAATTCCGTCTTTGAAATACGCGGTGGCTGTTTATTACATAATAGCTCCTGCAGAAGCTTCATCAAACCTTTCAAGATACGACGGAATAAGATATGGATTGAGAGTAGAAGAAGACACTATAGATGGCATATACAGCAAAACGAGAGATGAAGGTTTTGGCAAAGAAGTAAAAAGAAGAATAATGTTGGGAACTTTCACACTTTCGGCAACATATTACGATGCTTACTTTGATAAAGCACAGAGAGTACGTTCAATGATAAAAAAAGAAATGGATGACATTCTCTCTTCGTACGACTTTATTTTAGGTCCGACAACTCCTGATGTGGCTTTCAAGTTTGGAGAATTGTCAAGTCCTCTGGACTATTACCTCCAGGATATATACACAATTCCAGCAAACTTAGGCGGCATGCCAGCTCTAAGCGTTCCCATGGGATTCATCAGCAAAATGCCAATAGGTTTGCAAATAATTGGAAAAAGATTTGACGATGCAAAAGTGTTAAGAGTGGCAAGAAATTACGAAAAAGTGAGAGGAGAATTCCCAATGCCAACTGGTGGTGATGAATAATGAAAAGCGTTATAGGTCTTGAAATACACACACAGCTTTCCACCAAGACAAA includes these proteins:
- the gatA gene encoding Asp-tRNA(Asn)/Glu-tRNA(Gln) amidotransferase subunit GatA, translating into MSVEDLLNSIKSGKLKGSEIIEYFKSRSNKLDEKLNAYISKCEIKTNDGPLSGMPFAVKDNMQVEGTKTTCASKILENYNSTYTATAVEKLLEKGAVVLGKTNLDEFAMGSSTEYSAFFSTKNPWDLERVPGGSSGGSAAAVAAGMVPFALGSDTGGSIRQPASFCGIVGYKPSYGLVSRYGLSAFASSMDQIGPLARSVRDAAFIASFIVGKDPKDATTVEKKMDFLGKIEDPIEGMKAAVPKEFVEGLNSNTKSVFEEAIKNLEKLGVKVEEVSIPSLKYAVAVYYIIAPAEASSNLSRYDGIRYGLRVEEDTIDGIYSKTRDEGFGKEVKRRIMLGTFTLSATYYDAYFDKAQRVRSMIKKEMDDILSSYDFILGPTTPDVAFKFGELSSPLDYYLQDIYTIPANLGGMPALSVPMGFISKMPIGLQIIGKRFDDAKVLRVARNYEKVRGEFPMPTGGDE